In the Clavelina lepadiformis chromosome 8, kaClaLepa1.1, whole genome shotgun sequence genome, one interval contains:
- the LOC143468115 gene encoding uncharacterized protein LOC143468115, whose amino-acid sequence MRLSSILFTCLLSVKLVFTCPDSCKCNEHKRRVVCDGNLSQIPPNLPSSAHELDLRGNRISVIPNDSLSLAHLVNFFANGNRITKIEPGAFHGLRRLKQLNLKSNKLTELKAGIFRGISKFTKIVYLHENEISSIESGVFRDFASVNLNVLSLRKNNLKEIKKDDLLGLRKLKNLFLENNELELISPMAFESLKNIRKLALDNNKLVKFPAATSMFLLSSLSLAHNLLERLPADVFAGMRRLQVLNVSSNKLESIDLSPLSRLTSLDLRNNRLRNLPDLSKLVDLEQVHLEGNPWHCDCDIQDMRRWIESTDYDVTCAGPPNHSGKPLKSLSIENLKCSTTDASVPTISSPVSISTGFKHTSQFDNYDLTTSDTLGFSCDFRCVCSAQLRHVNCNRQGYSKVPHRFPRNTVLLDLRRNEIRTLYSNSFIYMPDLISIHLQYNKMSRVESRVFKGLKKLIYLYLNFNDIIDIDKNAFQDLESLSYLFLDNNRLNYLPGQLFRPLVSIFALYLRHNDLTELNNRSFFGLNRLRWLYLTNNSLSELSPEPFINCTSLQRLVLSYNEITSVSRNLIAGLRRCQDLDLSHNHIEELLSIGKSAVLANLNLANNNLSLVDGHLFGSLSSLRTINLTGNALKNLPLLPRTLRKVDFGKNPWKCNCQMKSLQKYIKTSPFLLSSNIDCQFPKNLKGRPLIDLDPLDFKC is encoded by the exons ATGCGATTAAGCTCAATCCTGTTTACATGCTTGCTGAGCGTTAAGCTGGTCTTCACTTGTCCCGATTCTTGCAAATGCAATGAGCACAAACGTAGGGTTGTATGCGACGGTAATTTGTCACAAATCCCGCCTAATCTTCCATCCTCGGCCCACGAACTCGATCTCCGCGGGAATAGGATTTCGGTGATTCCGAACGATTCGCTCAGTCTTGCCCATCTCGTGAATTTCTTTGCTAACGGGAACAGAATCACAAAGATAGAGCCCGGAGCATTTCATGGCTTGCGACGACTAAAACAACTTAATCtgaaatcaaacaaattgACTGAATTGAAAGCCGGAATTTTTCGAGGAATTTCGAAATTCACGAAGATTGTCTACCTACACGAG AATGAAATCTCCTCCATAGAAAGCGGAGTTTTTCGAGATTTTGCTTCGGTTAATCTCAATGTACTCTCCTTGagaaaaaataacttgaaagaaattaaaaaggACGATCTACTCGGTTTGCGAAAATTGAAGAATTTATTCCTCGAAAACAACGAGCTGGAA CTAATATCACCCATGGCCTTCGAAAGCCTGAAGAACATCCGCAAGCTAGCGCTAGATAACAATAAACTTGTAAAGTTTCCCGCCGCCACTTCAATGTTTCTGCTGTCATCGCTTAGTCTTGCTCACAACCTGCTGGAGAGGTTACCAGCCGACGTGTTTGCAG GTATGCGGCGGCTTCAGGTTTTAAACGTCAGTTCAAACAAACTCGAATCAATTGACCTTTCACCTTTGTCGAGGCTTACGTCACTAGATTTAAGGAACAATAGATTGCGAAATTTGCCCGACCTCAGTAAACTCGTTGACCTTGAACAAGTTCACCTTGAGGGAAATCCCTGGCATTGCGACTGCGATATTCAG GATATGCGCCGATGGATCGAGTCCactgattatgacgtcacgtgTGCAGGACCTCCAAACCATAGCGGAAAACCTTTGAAAAGTTTGAGCATCGAAAATTTAAAGTGTTCGACAACCGACGCATCTGTTCCTACAATTTCATCTCCTGTTTCAATCTCCACTGGTTTCAAACATACGTCACAATTCGACAACTATGACCTAACAACGTCAGACACCTTGGGCTTTTCCTGTGACTTCCGGTGTGTATGTTCTGCCCAATTACGTCACGTGAATTGCAATAGGCAGGGATATTCGAAGGTTCCACATCGGTTTCCTAGAAACACTGTTCTACTTGATCTGAGGAGAAATGA GATTCGAACCCTGTACAGCAACTCGTTTATTTACATGCCAGACCTGATCTCGATCCATCTCCAATACAATAAAATGAGCCGGGTTGAATCGAGAGTATTCAAAGgattaaaaaaacttatttatcTTTACTTGAATTTCAACGACATCATAGACATTGATAAGAACGCATTCCAAG ATTTGGAAAGTCTTTCCTATTTGTTTCTCGACAACAATCGTTTGAATTATTTACCTGGCCAACTCTTCCGCCCGCTAGTGTCGATATTTGCCCTCTACCTACGTCACAATGATCTAACCGAATTAAACAATCGGTCGTTCTTTGGTTTAAATCGTTTGAGGTGGCTTTACCTGACAAATAACAG TTTGAGCGAGTTAAGTCCAGAACCGTTCATCAACTGCACTTCGCTTCAACGTCTGGTCTTATCTTATAACGAGATTACTTCGGTTTCGCGTAATTTGATTGCAG GTTTACGTCGGTGCCAAGACCTTGACCTCAGTCACAACCATATTGAAGAGTTGCTATCAATTGGAAAAAGCGCAGTCTTGGCCAATCTGAATTTAGCTAATAATAACTTGTCCCTGGTCGACGGGCACTTATTTGGTAGTCTGAGCAGCCTCAGGACGATCAATTTGACAGGGAAcgctttgaaaaatttgcctTTGTTGCCTCGGACGCTACGTAAG GttgattttggaaaaaatccTTGGAAATGCAATTGTCAAATGAAATCTTTGCAAAAATACATCAAAACCTCCCCATTCCTGTTGTCGAGCAATATTGATTGTCAATTTCCTAAGAACCTTAAGGGACGACCGCTTATAGATCTGGACCCGTTAGACTTCAAATGTTGA